GCAAGGACCTTGTTGAATGGAATCGGGTGGATGACTTTCTGGATGAAATGGATTCCTGATGCCGCGGTTTTTTACCACAAAGCAGTTTGGAAAGGACTTCAAGAAAGCGATAAAATCCGGAAAAAGTCGGGATAAGATTGTAACCGTACTGCGGATATTGGCCCAGGGCGATCCATTGCCGGCCAGGTGCAGGGATCACAAATTGAAAGGTGTCTTCCAGGGTAGGAGGGAATGCCATATTGAATCCGACCTGTTGCTGATCTATAAATTGGAAGATGACATGATTGTGATGGAACGTATGGGCTCTCACGCCGAACTGTTTGAATAGATCGGCCTTTGGGAAACATTGGGGCCAGACCTTGCCTTAATGCTTTCTTTAATAGGAGAAACTAAGTGATCGGGCCGGCGCCGAGGTGTGTGTGCTGAAGGTGACAGGTGACAGGAAGGCAGGAGACAGTCCCCTCGCCTCTCGCTCCTCAGCGCGGTGATGTAGGTCTTGAGGCGAGGTGATGCAGGGGTCGAGACTTGGTGATTAGGTTACCGGCCGTGATCTTTTCGTGTCTCCAGGTGGGGGATTTTGTGTTTTCACCGCGGACTGATATCGAGATTCCCGAAGAGTACCAGTAAGCCGATTCAACCCGGTTACCGGAGCCCAATGTCATACTGTACAGCACCGGC
The sequence above is a segment of the Candidatus Aminicenantes bacterium genome. Coding sequences within it:
- a CDS encoding type II toxin-antitoxin system YafQ family toxin, giving the protein MPRFFTTKQFGKDFKKAIKSGKSRDKIVTVLRILAQGDPLPARCRDHKLKGVFQGRRECHIESDLLLIYKLEDDMIVMERMGSHAELFE